A stretch of DNA from Flavobacteriales bacterium:
GTTAAAGGAACAGGTTCTGGAGGACGTATCGTTAAGTCTGACATTGATAATTACAAAGGGGGAGGTTCTATTTCTACTCCAACTTTTGTAGGTACAGAATCTTTTCGGGATGAGCCTGTTTCGCAAATGCGTAGAGTAATCGCATCTCGACTGGCTGATAGCAAGTTCACCGCCCCTCATTTTTACCTTACTGTAAAGGTGGAAATGGATAAGGTAATAGACGCTCGAAAAGCAATCAAGAAATTATTGGACGTAAAAGTTTCTATTAACGATTTAGTAATAAAAGCATCAGCGATTGCTTTAAGAGAACACCCTGCGGTAAATTCCTCTTGGTTGGGAGATATTATTCGATTTAATGATCACATTCACATCGGTGTTGCTGTTGCTGTTGAAGATGGGTTACTTGTTCCAGTTGTTCGGTTTGCTGATGGGAAAACATTAACACAGATATCATCTGAGGTAAGAGAGTTGGCAGGGAAAGCCAAAGAAAAAAAATTGCAACCACAAGAGTGGGAGGGGAATACATTTACAATTTCTAACCTGGGAATGCTTGGTATAGAGGAGTTTACGGCAATTATCAATACGCCAGATGCTGCAATACTGGCCGTTGGAGGCGTAAATGAAGTTCCTGTTGTTCGAGATGGGCAAGTAGTTCCTGGCCATGTTATGAAACTTACATTGTCATGCGATCATCGAGTTATAGACGGTGTAACAGGTTCGGTTTTTTTAAATAAAATAAAAAACTTACTCGAGAATCCCGTAGTATTGCTAGGCCAAAACAACATCTAATTCATCACGAGTTAATGCCTAATGTCTAGTAATATATTCGAAACACCTATTGAATTCTTAAAGGGAGTCGGTCCCCGGAAATCGGAGTTGCTTAAAAAGGAACTTGGGTTGAAAAAATTTGGTGACCTGGCTACTTATTATCCGTTTCGTTACGTCGATAGATCAAAGTTTTATAAGGTTAGTCAGGTTAATTCGGATGCAGCGTACGTCCAAGTATTAGGTCGAATTACATCTATAAAAGTTATTGGAAAGAATAGAGGTAAAAGATTGTCTGCCATCTTTTCAGATGAAACCGGTTCGTTAGAATTGGTTTGGTTTAAAGGAGTTGATTGGATATCAACAAATCTTAAGAAAAATGTAGAATATGTAATGTTTGGGAAACCGAATATTTACCAAGGTCGAGTTAATATTGTACACCCCGATTTGGACTTAGTACAAACCGGACAACAAGCTGCTAGTTCTCAGCTACAAGCTGTTTACTCATCTACCGAAAGATTGTCATCCACTGGATTAAACAGTAAGGGGATATGGAATCTTCAAAAGATTTTGATTCCACAGATTATAGCTCAGTATAAAGAGACATTATCAGTAAGTATGATTGCGGAGTTAGACATGTTATCCAAGCAAGATGCAATAAAGAATATTCATTTTCCCGGAAGTATCGATTTACTCAATAAGGCAGAATTTCGATTGAAGTTCGAAGAATTGTTCTTTGTTCAGCTTCAATTGATTCGTTCGAAGATCAGTAGAATTAACAAACTGAAAGGGTTTAAATTTCCGGATGTGGGTGAATACTTTAATCTTTTTTATAAGCACCATCTAGAATTTGAATTAACGAATGCCCAAAAAAGAGTAGTAAAAGAAATTCGTACCGACCTTGCTCAAGGTGTGCAAATGAATAGGTTACTTCAAGGAGATGTTGGCAGTGGTAAAACGATAGTGGCGGTATTGATACTCTTGCTTGCAATCGATAATGGCTATCAGGGTGCATTGATGGCTCCTACAGAAATCCTTGCAATTCAACATTTTAAAGCAATTGACGAAATATTCTCTAAGATTGGTCTTAAGGCGGCTTTGCTTTCTGGGTCATCTAAAGTTGCAGAAAGAAGAGTGATTCATGAGGAGTTAATGAATGGCAAAATTAATCTGTTAATAGGGACACACGCCCTTATCGAAGATAAAGTTGAATTTCAAAACTTGGGTCTTATTGTCATAGATGAACAGCATCGCTTTGGCGTTGCACAGCGTGCGAAACTTTGGAAAAAAAATAAAAATGGTATTCCCCATGTTCTTGTAATGACAGCAACCCCTATCCCAAGAACGCTTGCCATGAGTTTTTATGGAGATCTTGATATATCTGTGATTGACGAGCTCCCTCCAGGAAGAAAACCTATAAAAACGATTCATCGATACGATTCTGCTCGTCTGAATATTTTTGGTTTCATGAAAGAAGAGATCAAGAAAGGACGTCAGATATATCTAGTTTATCCCTTGATTAAGGAATCTGAGAAAATGGATTATAAAGATTTGATGGATGGCTATGAGAGCGTTTCAAGAGCATTTCCCATTCCTGAATACCAGATTAGCATTGTACATGGACAAATGAAAGCTGCTGATAAGGAGTTTGAAATGAACCGGTTTATCAAAGGAGAAACTCAGATTTTGGTTGGTACTACCGTGATTGAAGTGGGAATAAACGTGCCAAACGCGTCGGTAATGATAATTGAAAGTGCAGAGCGGTTTGGACTTCCTCAATTACATCAATTGAGAGGAAGAGTTGGTCGTGGAGCCGATCAGTCTTACTGCGTACTGATAACAGGGCCGGCTGTAAGTGCAGATGGAAAGCTCCGAATGAAAACAATGGTTAACTCAAACGATGGTTTTGAAATAGCCGAAGTGGATTTAAAGCTTCGTGGTCCCGGTGATATTATGGGAACTCAGCAAAGTGGTATTATGGATTTTAAAATTGCCGACCTTGGTAAAGACGTTCAGATTCTTCAAATGGCGAGAGACAGTGCCTTTAAACTATTAGAAGAAGATCCTGATTTTAGAAAAGCGGAAAATGCAGTTATTGCCAATGAATTTAACGTGCTTGCAAAGGGTAAAAGAGGGTGGTCTAGAATATCATAAAGAGTCCTCTTGCCATTGGTAATCCTGATATTGAATAACTAATTTAGCATTCTGATTTCAGTACAATATGAAGATTTCTTTTGATTGGTTAAAAGAGTATATCAATTTCGACATTGATATAAACGAGGCTGCAAGAATCCTGACGGACACGGGCCTAGAAGTAGAGTCGATAGACGAAGGAATTAGCGGTCCCGAAAACTGGGATACCTTGATAGTTGGTGAAGTTCTTTCTAAAGATCAACATCCTAATGCAGACAGACTCTCTTGCCTTAAAGTTGCCATTGGTAATGGCGATGACATTGCAATTGTGTGTGGAGCCCCAAATGTTGATGCAGGGCAGAAAGTTGTTCTAGCGCAAGTTGGTACTGTTTTTAATAATGATAAAGGCGATTCCCTAAAGATTAAGAAATCAAAGATTAGAGGAGAAGAATCGTTTGGAATGTTATGTTCGGAAGTTGAGTTAGGAATAGGAACGGATAACAGTGGAATCATGGTTCTTGATTCGTCGATCGCAACTGGAACTTCAGTTAAAGAAATAGTTAATAGTTCAACTGGTGGAGGATCTCTCGAAATAGGCTTAACACCAAATAGATCTGATGCAACATCTCATATAGGGGTAGCAAGAGATTTAATTGCTGCTATTTCATTAGAGAAAGAGGTGGAGTTAGTTCTTCCTTCTGTGGAAGCATTTAAAGTGACTGACAATAGTTTGCCTGTAGAAGTTACAGTGGAAGACAATAATGCATGTCCACGTTATTCTGGAGTAACAATTTCGGATATTAAGATAGAGGAATCCCCGTCTTGGCTAAAAACAAGACTCCTTACTATCGGTTTAAAGCCAATTAATAATGTCGTTGATATTACCAATTTTGTTCTGCACGAAACAGGGCAACCGCTTCATGCATTTGATTATAGCAAGATTGAAGGAGGAAAGGTAGTTGTGAAAAAATTTGATTCGGAGGTCAAATTCGAAACTCTAGATGGGGTTGAAAGAAAAATTACCCCTGCGGATTTAATGATCTGTAACGTTCTCGCTCCGATGTGTATCGCCGGTGTTTTCGGTGGATCGGAGTCTGGCGTATCCGATTCTACAACTTCTATCTTTTTAGAGAGCGCTTATTTTAACCCAGTATCCGTTCGTAAAACGGCTAAACGTCATGGATTAAATACTGATGCATCGTTTCGATTTGAGAGAGGAGCCGATCCCAACATTACTTTGTTTGCTTTAAAAAGAGCAGCGATATTAATAACGGAAATATGTGGAGGTAAAGTGTCTTCGGAGATAGTAGATATTTATCCAAATCCCATTTCTGATTTCGAAATAGAATTTTCCTATAAAAACTGTGATCGTCTTATTGGAAAGTCTATTGAAAGAGAAACGATAAAGAAAATTTTCAGATCCCTTGAAATAGTTATTACTTCAGAGACAGAAGAAGGATTAAGTTTATCAGTACCACCTTTAAGGGCAGATGTAATTAGAGAAGTAGATCTGATTGAAGAGGTGTTAAGAATCTATGGATATAACAACATAGAAGATCCAGCGAAGATGAACTCTAGTCTTGTTGTAAGCGATGCTTCCATTCAAGAGAAAATTCAAGATGAGATTTCAGATATGTTGGGTGGGAATGGTTTCAAAGAGATCATGTCTAATTCCCTTACTAAAGCGGACTATTACTCAAATAAAGCAGGTTTTAATGCAAACGAGAATGTAGAAATGTTGAATCCGTTGAGCTCGGATCTAAATGTCTTAAGAAAAACATTAGTGTTCGGAGGATTGGAAGCAGTGGCTTACAATGTTAATCGAAAATACGATAGCCTTAAGCTCTATGAGTTTGGATCTGTTTATCAAAAAGAGGGTGAGAAATACAAAGAGGAAAGACACTTGTTACTACTATCCACTGGAAATACGGTAACACCATCTTGGAATGCTAGTAAAACGCCTGTAGATTATTTCTTTCTAAAAGGAATTGTTAGTGGCCTATTTACTAAGCTAGGATTTCAAATAGAGGATTTAATGATGCAAGAATGTAATTCCAGTCTTTTCGCAGGAGGAGTAGAGCTTCTTGAAAGAGATACAACATTGGCTTCGATAGGAAGAGTAAATGAATCTGTTTTAAAAGAATTCGGAATTAGCCAAAATGTAATTGGATGTACGATTAATTGGACAAATCTTTTAAAAGCATCGGCGGCTAAATCGATTAAGTATAAACAAGTGCCTAAGTTCCCTGGAGTACAGCGAGATTTGGCTATTGTTATTTCGCCTAATATCACTTTTGCCGATTTAAGGAAAGCTTGCCTCGCATCTGATAATAAAATATTGAAAGACATTACTTTGTTCGATTTGTATATCGATAAAAAAGATTCGTCGGGTAATAAATCTTGCGGACTTCGATTTAAATTCCAAGATGAGAAACAAACTTTAACAGACGAGCAAGTTCAAAAAGTAATGGATAAAATTTTCGGAATCCTTCAGTCAGGAAAAATAAACGCGACCATAAAAGGATTATAAAACCGATTCTTGATCGGCGATCTGCAGACTTAGCTTAAGTATAGATCCCATATTGTCGCAAGCTAGAAACCCTTTCTCTTTGTAATGATCGGCGAGCTCCGTTTTTAATTGCACAACTTTTTCTGGTGATGAAATTACATCTTGCGTCAGAACTTTCATTAAGTCAGTTATACGATGTCTACCTGCAAATAATCTTTTTGCAATTAGTGCACGTTCTTCTTTTTGGTATTGAACAACAGTCTCTTTTGTAGTATGGTTGATGCAAAGATCTACGTATGCTTTGTTCTCTTTAAAG
This window harbors:
- a CDS encoding pyruvate dehydrogenase complex dihydrolipoamide acetyltransferase produces the protein MAEVVLMPKLSDTMTEGVVAEWIKKIGDEVKSGDILVEIETDKATMEFESFYDGILLYIGVEKGAKAEVNAILAIIGDKGEDIQAIIDEHSKPAEVAEEVIKEKVEPEKVIEEPVKEVVSSPAIVESVSLVTDNSRIKASPLAKKLASDKNIDLRTVKGTGSGGRIVKSDIDNYKGGGSISTPTFVGTESFRDEPVSQMRRVIASRLADSKFTAPHFYLTVKVEMDKVIDARKAIKKLLDVKVSINDLVIKASAIALREHPAVNSSWLGDIIRFNDHIHIGVAVAVEDGLLVPVVRFADGKTLTQISSEVRELAGKAKEKKLQPQEWEGNTFTISNLGMLGIEEFTAIINTPDAAILAVGGVNEVPVVRDGQVVPGHVMKLTLSCDHRVIDGVTGSVFLNKIKNLLENPVVLLGQNNI
- the recG gene encoding ATP-dependent DNA helicase RecG, whose translation is MSSNIFETPIEFLKGVGPRKSELLKKELGLKKFGDLATYYPFRYVDRSKFYKVSQVNSDAAYVQVLGRITSIKVIGKNRGKRLSAIFSDETGSLELVWFKGVDWISTNLKKNVEYVMFGKPNIYQGRVNIVHPDLDLVQTGQQAASSQLQAVYSSTERLSSTGLNSKGIWNLQKILIPQIIAQYKETLSVSMIAELDMLSKQDAIKNIHFPGSIDLLNKAEFRLKFEELFFVQLQLIRSKISRINKLKGFKFPDVGEYFNLFYKHHLEFELTNAQKRVVKEIRTDLAQGVQMNRLLQGDVGSGKTIVAVLILLLAIDNGYQGALMAPTEILAIQHFKAIDEIFSKIGLKAALLSGSSKVAERRVIHEELMNGKINLLIGTHALIEDKVEFQNLGLIVIDEQHRFGVAQRAKLWKKNKNGIPHVLVMTATPIPRTLAMSFYGDLDISVIDELPPGRKPIKTIHRYDSARLNIFGFMKEEIKKGRQIYLVYPLIKESEKMDYKDLMDGYESVSRAFPIPEYQISIVHGQMKAADKEFEMNRFIKGETQILVGTTVIEVGINVPNASVMIIESAERFGLPQLHQLRGRVGRGADQSYCVLITGPAVSADGKLRMKTMVNSNDGFEIAEVDLKLRGPGDIMGTQQSGIMDFKIADLGKDVQILQMARDSAFKLLEEDPDFRKAENAVIANEFNVLAKGKRGWSRIS
- a CDS encoding phenylalanine--tRNA ligase subunit beta, with protein sequence MKISFDWLKEYINFDIDINEAARILTDTGLEVESIDEGISGPENWDTLIVGEVLSKDQHPNADRLSCLKVAIGNGDDIAIVCGAPNVDAGQKVVLAQVGTVFNNDKGDSLKIKKSKIRGEESFGMLCSEVELGIGTDNSGIMVLDSSIATGTSVKEIVNSSTGGGSLEIGLTPNRSDATSHIGVARDLIAAISLEKEVELVLPSVEAFKVTDNSLPVEVTVEDNNACPRYSGVTISDIKIEESPSWLKTRLLTIGLKPINNVVDITNFVLHETGQPLHAFDYSKIEGGKVVVKKFDSEVKFETLDGVERKITPADLMICNVLAPMCIAGVFGGSESGVSDSTTSIFLESAYFNPVSVRKTAKRHGLNTDASFRFERGADPNITLFALKRAAILITEICGGKVSSEIVDIYPNPISDFEIEFSYKNCDRLIGKSIERETIKKIFRSLEIVITSETEEGLSLSVPPLRADVIREVDLIEEVLRIYGYNNIEDPAKMNSSLVVSDASIQEKIQDEISDMLGGNGFKEIMSNSLTKADYYSNKAGFNANENVEMLNPLSSDLNVLRKTLVFGGLEAVAYNVNRKYDSLKLYEFGSVYQKEGEKYKEERHLLLLSTGNTVTPSWNASKTPVDYFFLKGIVSGLFTKLGFQIEDLMMQECNSSLFAGGVELLERDTTLASIGRVNESVLKEFGISQNVIGCTINWTNLLKASAAKSIKYKQVPKFPGVQRDLAIVISPNITFADLRKACLASDNKILKDITLFDLYIDKKDSSGNKSCGLRFKFQDEKQTLTDEQVQKVMDKIFGILQSGKINATIKGL